aacccaagggtgcttaaccacagagctacattcccagtcctttttattttttattttgagacagagccttgaacttgcaatcctcttgtctcaacttcctgagttgttggatttacaggcaagtgccactacATGCAGcctagaaagtattttttaaaaagaaagaaaatacatgtcatgtatctgtaaccctaaaatttaaaaaaaaaaaaaaaaaacagcattggCTGCTGTGTCAGACACAGTAGCACCATGTATGAGCCTGTTGGGATGTCCAGTAATGGGCACTGTCATGGTGCTGGTGCTTAGAGTGAGGACCAGAGTCATTGTATAAATATGGTCACCAAGGACATGATGGCTGCATTGTAGATTCTATAAGTTGTGGGAGTGTACTTTGACAAAAACAGTTTATTTCTTAGTGTGCACTGCTGTTACTTAATGGTTGTACCAAACGCAGTGCTTTCATATACTTGACATTGGTGATAgctaaaaccaaaaatatttgctTCCTTTTTGTGTTTGAACAAACAGGAGAGACTGAAGATGAATCAGAACAGAAGAGGAtcagaaagaagagggaaaacaaGAAGAGAGATGTGGGAGCTGCAGCAGCCAGGTCAGTGGGGCCATCTTCCCTGCCTGCTTCACTTGAAAGAGGGCAGAGGAAGAGTGCTTCCAGCTTTTTCAAGGAACTCAGAGAAGAGATGCATGGTGCTCCTGATGTCACCTCCCAGGATCCTCCTTCAGGACCAGAAGTCTCTGCTGCTACATTACCACCCTTTCCCCACATAGAAGTGGTCAAATTTCacagcagaaataaaaaaagaaaactgcaaccAGAACAAGATGAGCACACAAAGGTAAGAAGTTGATTGACCCCTTGAATGGTGGCATTAAGTTACTGTCTTTATAGATGGCATGCCACCCCTGGAACACCCCCACCTAAGGATTTGCTCATTCACAGGACTCAGCATAAAATTGTTATCTGCCATCTAGACTTGTAGACTGACCTTATCAAGCTCTCACCCTTCAGAGTTAATCAGTTCTTCATTATAAATCTCATAGTTGATGTAAACTACCGGCAAACTTGGTACCAGCAGTGGTTCAGGGTTTAAGATATGCAGGAAAACTCTGATAAGCATAAATACTGGTTACTTAGTGCTCAGGACCTGGCCAGCAGCAAGTCAAGAGAACAGAACTGTCTTGAGAATTGTGGGGCTTGATAAGCCCAGACATGTTCAGTAAACTCCTTTCCATTTATAAGCTTTCTGCTTATTAGTGCTCAGGAAAACCTCAATTGTTCATCTCTTTCTGATATTCCTGCTAACTGCCAGCCACTGTTCTAGGCATTGGAATATAGCATCAAAATGTGCAGCAATCCTTGCTCTTGAGGAACTTGCATTCTGGTGGAAGAGCAgttgattttattgtcttttggGTCAGATTTTCAGGTTTACCTCCAAATGTTTTTCCTCCACAAAGATATGTCCTATCAACTTTAGTCTATCAAAATAGGAAATGAGGATTGCATTTGTTTCTAAGGCTGCTGCAAAAATAGCCACAAAATTAGTGACTTAAAAAATTATCTTGCAATCCTAGACGTCAAAGGAGTCTAGAATCAAGATGTTGGTAAGGCTGTATTCCTTCTGAGGGCTCAGGGGAGAATCTTCCCTGTGTCTTTGATCAGAGGTAGCTCTGGGCATCCCTTGGCTAGCAGCTGCGTAACTGCAGTCCACTTTATTTTACTCTGCCTCCATAAGGACATCTTCCCTTGGGTTTAGGGGTCATCCTAAATCAAGATGACTTTCTGTTGAGATCCTTGTGCTCTAAAGATCCTTTTCCAAGATGTTTCATGGACATATCTTGGAGGCATACAGTTCCATCCACCACTAAGACAGTTTGGCTTGCAGTTGTTCTTTTTGGATACAGTACATCCTTAGAACTAACGCATCAGTGCCAGTGTTTGCTACCATGCGCCCACATCCCGCTTGGGCTGTGGGATCGGGATCCCTATGTGTCTGTGGGCTGCTGGCAAAAAGACCAAATGGACACGGaagtaatttttttcacaaaGCAGGGGTGAAACTGCTCTGCGACCTTAAGGGTTCTGCTTTCACACTGGAAGACTCTAGAGCGAGAGAGTGTGCGTGCATCCAGAATTCCCTTTATTTATAGGGAAATTAACAAAGGATTTTTGATCAAATGTTCTTCACTAAATAAGGCAGGATTGGGCTGGTTAAGCTCCAGTGGGTAACGCCCAGGTCTAGAGCCAGGGAAAAGTAGACTTCTTGGCCAAGCAAAGGTGGAGGCCACCTGCCTCGTGCAGCCCAGACAGCGTGCAGTGCCAGACCAACACCCTTTGGGCTCAAGGCTACGAGAGGATGCTTCATATAGCTCAGGGGCGGCCCCCACAGTTTCCATGTCTTTactctaaaaacaacaaaagcaagcACTTACTGTCGGTTTACTAACATTTCTCCCTCAAGGATTATTAGAACACTCCAATTATCTCTACCTTTATTTTAGAATTCTAGGTCAGCTTCCCAACTCCTATGCTCCATATCCTGTGGTACTGGGACCTGTTAGGGGAGAGCCAAGAAATGGTCCTTTGCAGCCAAAGCCCTCAAGCTGTCTCCTGTTACCCCAGAGCTCCCTTCAGATACTAGTATTATGTGGGCAGCTCTGATGTGAGAGAACTGGGAAAGCCCTGCTTTGCTGTATAATTCAGGGCTGGAGAGTTCAGCCAGGATAAGTGTCTTGGTATCCCCTTACCCTATCCGCACTTCCACACATGTGTCAGGCTTCACGTCCTTCCTAGACTCTTGTATGTTCCCCTTCTGAACGGGAaagtttccttcattttaaaagggTGGGGAAGTTAGCACTGAGTGATTGTGCGTTTCCCTGTCTCTCAGTAATAGAATGTCTGGCAGGCCATTGTGTggtccttttctttctgttctgagTCCTTTCTGTCGTGGTTACATTTTTCCCAGGAACCTTGGGAACCTTGACTCTGTTTGGTTTGAATTTACTGAGCCTAgtgaaattttccatttgtcCTTGATGTTCCAccgtttcttctttttaaaaaatttgcatcttttgggctgaggttatagctcagtgatagaatgcttgcctagcatgtgtgaggcacagggttcaattctcaggaccacatacaaattaataagtaagtaaaggtccattaacaactaaaaatattaataaaaattcatatCTTTTGAAAATGTTAGTTGTGTCTGTTTAAGGAAACTGCATGTGGATACAGTGAAAACACGTACACCCAGGAGAAGATAGAATCTCAGCTTTGCAGCAGGTGAATGTGACTTGGTCCCTGTAGCGTCCTCTTGAGTTGGGGCTCATGAGGTGCAGAAGCTGTGCTGAGAGCCTGTGAAATATGGGAAAGTGTAGTTGCCCTAGGGAGGTGTAAATAGCAGCTCCCCAtggtggaatgaatgaatgaataagtgatcTCATATAGTTGCCTTTGTTCTCTGAAAGCACTTAAGCCATTATGGCACAAGTTCCAACAGACATGAGATTGGCAGAAATATGTAGCAATATAACAGTCACCTCTGGTGAACATCCAGGGCACCAGCTGTTTGTCTTTAGCAAGACCTTGAGAAAAGAGGAGGTGTGGGGTGAGCTACACAGCAGGCCACCTGGCTGGCCCTACTGAACCCAGGAAGTGGTCTTTTTCCAGGACTGAGACTTGAGCCATACATTCTGTGAGGAAACTGCCTTGTGCTTTACAACTGCTTGTCTTCGGCTTATATGGGAACTGGCCACCATTTATGTTGCGTTTTACCTGTCCCAAATAACCACAGGTGAACTGCCTGCTCCTGTGCTACTTCTAATGCACAAGAAatagtaggttaaaaaaaaaaaatcacttattcactcatttattccaCACATAATTGAGTGCCTGCTATTTGCAGTCTCTAGGCAGCAGTAAACAGGTGTCGTTCTTTGCCCTCGTGAAATAAACTGTGTTGTCTGCTGGGGAGGCAAGCAAAACCTcagataaattaatataattggaAAGAATTGCAAATGCTCTGAAGAAATAGGGTCCCCAGCATAACAGGTAGAACCTACTAGATAGGTGGTCAGAGAACACTGAGGGGGCAGAATTGCCCGGTCATCAGTCGTtctgtttttttagtgttttgaggaacTGCCACAATTCTCTATAGCAGCCACACCATTTCACATTCCTACCAGTGGAACACAGGATTcaaatttcttcacattcttgcaacatttgttattttcttttttatgatagTAGCCAGTCTAATGGGTATGAGGTAGCCTGTTCAAGGCTTTTGAAACTCTGATGGTGATCTATACTGTCATGATAGGGTACTAATGCAGTCAAAGatgattttaataagaattcttttttttgcaGAGTAAAATTCTTGTCCTTGAAAAAGATGTGGATATTCAAGAATTTAACTtggaaaaggtatttttttaagattgtttaattatttgtaactgattttatttatttataagttcatTGTACTTgtataaaatttatcaaatgttGTAAAATTTGTAGTCATTAACACCTTTATTTATAGTGCCATAAAGTGTTTTGCATGTATAGTGGTTAGGGAAGTGATTATGCAGATCCCGCTGGTTCACTTGATTGCATGCTGTGTGCTCTCAGAGACACAAAGTAGTGATGGTGACTATAATAAGCTAAAAACCAGGGACATGTCCTTGTTGGGATCAGAACAGGATTTAAAAATGCCTACTAAAAGGATAGGAAGAAGCCAGGCAGCACCCCAAGTGGGTATGGCAGCTGCTGTGGTCAGTGGTCCTGAGTAGGTGGTGTTTCTCAGCTCGTCTGCAAGCAGCCTGAGTGTCGCAGAGCTCTTCCCCGGTCCTAGTTGTCACTGATGTATGTGGAGATAATTTTTTCCTTCAGTGGTCAGATTTGACATGACAGTGATTTGCAAGGAGAGCTCCCTGGAGCTCCTTTACTGCACCTACAGGACCACAGTACTCTCTGCAGTTGGAGCCATGTTGCCCACACATGCATCCGGGTtgaattctcttttctccacagGCTCGTTTGGAAGTGCACCGGTTTGGGATCATGGGCtatgggaagggaaaggaaagagtcCTGGAACAGGAGCGTGCCATCATGCTGGGTGCTAAGGTGAGGGGACATCTTCCATTAGCCACAGGGTGCAGAAAGAGCATCTCAGGGCAACACAGGGAACACTGGGACATTTCACAAAACAAAAGCTGACGATACATGTCCTTATTCTTTGATTTCAGCCTCCCAAAAAGAGTTATGTGAATTACAAGGTTTTACAGGagcaaatcaaagaaaaaaaggcagcaaaggaagaagagaagagagtggTAGGTGTGATGTGGGGAGCAGAAAGGCGGGGGTTATCTCCCACAGGGCTTGCTGGGGCTGTGGCCATGCCTGGAAGCATTCAGGAACACCACTGCTGAATGTTGGTTCCCTCCTCTCTGCCAGCCACATTTCATGATGCCAGCCAAGGGATCTGCTGCTCACCTGCAGGGGCTGTTTTGAATAGCAGGCGCCTGCCCAGGTGATGCTGGCTCTTCCCCTCTCTTGGCTGCCCTTATGCATCttatgtgttttatgttgtaAAGCACATGAGGCCCTTTGCAAAGCCCCAAGAATAAGTATGACACTTGGGTCTTTTCACCTAGAATAGAAGACTTTACTTTTGGTGTTGGTCTTACCTGGAATAGCCTTTCACATTCTTGAAAGGGCTTCAGATTGAGACTTTGAAACAGTCATAGTTAGTAGGCCCATTtgaaaaaatgactaaaaataactGGTACCTTGGTTACAAACCTCTTGCCCGTTTTTGAATCTGCATTCTCCATTACTGACCCATATATTATCTTTAATTCTGAAATCAGGCACAGGATAcagatattttcaagaaaaagaagaggaaggggcaggaAGACAGGTGAGTGTGCTGGCAGGAGCCAGGGCTGTGCAGCATGGGTGAGCCTCGGTCAGTGTGGCGGCAGCACCTGTAATGTGTGAGTGTCCTCCCAGGTCCACAGGGGAAAGGTGGGTTTTAGTGAGTTGTCCTGACCGAGGAGCTTCCTTGGCACTGAAACTGGAGCCCTCTGTTGTCAGAGACCAGGCCCCTTAGGGATTAGGGAGGAAGCTGGGCTGGAAGGGAGCCAGCAGCGGTCAGGTGGCCTGGCCGGCCACAGTGCGTGGCGGGGCTGTGAGGAGCCTGCCTTGCCTCTGCTTGCCTCTTGCCTTGTTCAAGCACTGCCTGCTCTTTCTTCAGTTCCTGTTTCCCACGTGACTTTTTTCTCTTGACCTTTTTTCCTGGATGCCTAGTGGTGCTTGCACATGCTGTAAAACGGTACTTTGTTCTGCCACAGCGATCCATggagtgcccactgtgtgccaggacGCAGGGGGCCAGGCACAGGTGTTGGTCCCCAGTCATGACCACACTGATGGGGTCCCTGTCCTCCAGGACTTGCGCTATAGGAAGGGAAGTGCCCCAAATAACACATACTGGTAGGCAAGGCAATGTCAGGCACTAGACTGTGAAGAGGCTGAAACAGCATAAGAGGCTGAAACAGCTTCCCAGGGAAGCTGGGAGGTCACTTGAGAGCAGTGACATCCATGTGCAGAACTGAGCAAAGGGAGGGCCAGCCTAGAAAGGTCAGTCTACTCCAAGGCCCTGAGGAGGAAGGCCTGCAGGACTGCATCAGGGTGGGTTCTGCAAGGATACTATAGCCTCAGTGCTACCAGCACCTGACCGCATATGGTACCTTTTTCTCACCTTGAatgtagaaaatccaaaaagAAGCCGGTTTCTAGTACTTCATCAAGTGGACAAGTTGGACAGGTTGGAAAATTCAGAAATGGGACATTGATTCTGAGCCCCCTtgatatcaagaaaataaattcttccaGAGTGGCTAAATGAAATACTTTATCAGCTAACAAGAGGAGTGGGAACAGGTGATCCTGCTGGCACTGGGCCCTGCCAGACCCAGACTCCTCACATTCCACAAGAGAACAGGTGAGGCCGAGTTGCCAGCTGTTGGTGAGCACAGCAAGTGTCACCTCCACTTCCTGCCTGGTACTTAGAGCACTTGCTTGTGATGCAGTTTTCCATGATCACAATGTCTTGTAAATGCTAGTGATTGACATTAAATTGCCTTTTGacttttgggggggtactggtgGTGTACGCCTTTTAACATTTGTGACTACTTTTACCTTATGAAAGAATTCAGAATGTGGTAATTATTCAGTTTTGTGGAAaagcagttttaatttttcagCCTACTTTGTATATAAAGTCTACTTTGTAAGaagttatataataaaatatttttttgta
The sequence above is drawn from the Urocitellus parryii isolate mUroPar1 chromosome 9, mUroPar1.hap1, whole genome shotgun sequence genome and encodes:
- the Fsaf1 gene encoding 40S small subunit processome assembly factor 1, coding for MAPESASPETVGSETRLDSLLQSLYDLGETEDESEQKRIRKKRENKKRDVGAAAARSVGPSSLPASLERGQRKSASSFFKELREEMHGAPDVTSQDPPSGPEVSAATLPPFPHIEVVKFHSRNKKRKLQPEQDEHTKSKILVLEKDVDIQEFNLEKARLEVHRFGIMGYGKGKERVLEQERAIMLGAKPPKKSYVNYKVLQEQIKEKKAAKEEEKRVAQDTDIFKKKKRKGQEDRKSKKKPVSSTSSSGQVGQVGKFRNGTLILSPLDIKKINSSRVAK